The window GCCCGCGAGCAGAAGAGACTCCACCGAGAGCGTGTTCCAGTGCTCCGCGAGCGACTTCATGCGTTCCGGGAATTCGCTGGGGACCTGCTCGATCTGCAGGCCAAAGAAATCCTTGATCTGCGTACTTGCTATCAGAACGGCGATGCCGTTGGTGAATCCGATCACGACGGGACGCGGAATGAATTTCACCGCAGAACCGAAACCGGTGATCCCCATGATGATCAGGAAGAAACCTGCCATCCCGGTGCAGACGTAGAGGCCTTCGATGCCGTACTTTGCGACGATACCGCTAACGATGACGACAAAGGCGCCGGTTGGACCGCCGATCTGCGTCTTCGATCCACCCAGGGCAGAGATCAGGAAGCCGGCAACAATGGCGCAATAGATTCCCAGTTGCGGAGGCACGCCGGAGGAAATGGCAAATGCCATCGCCAGCGGAAGTGCCACCAGGCCGACGGTAATGCCGGCGATGAGGTCGGATAAAAACTTCTGACGGTTGTAATCACGCAGGACAATGACAGACTTGGGTAACCAAGCCTGCCAAAAAGAAGATGAGGGACTACTGTCTGATTCGTTCTTCACTGTCTTAGGAGCTAATAAGCTGTGATTCTATCTTCGCAGCATATGGCGGATTGCGCTATGAGGTACTTCGCCTAGCGGCAAGATCGTTAACACATGTGGACGTGATGATGCTCCCCCGCCTTTAGGCCCCACATCACAGCAATACGCCACAAAAGGTGAGTGAATACGACCTGAGATTCCGGGCCCCTAGACATCTTCCGTTCAGCATTCATACACGGCCACACTTCGGCCGCAGGAGGTAGCAATGAAAAGAGTAGCGACAGCCACCTGGAAGGGTGGACCACGCGCGGGCGAAGGAACCATCTCCACGGTAAGCGGCGTTTTCGACAAGGCGATTTACACGGGCGGGACCAGTTCGATGGATGTGCCATGCACGAACCCGTCGGAAATCCTGGCTGCGGCCGAAGCGGCATGCGTCTCGATGATGGTGGCGAAGGAACTGGGCAAGGAAGGGATTACGCCAGACCACATCGAAACCGAGGCCGAGATCGTGCTGGCGCCCGATGGGGATAGCTGGAATATACCCCGCATTCACCTGACGGTGAAAGCGCACGTCGCAGAGATCGACAGCGCGAAGTTCCAGGAGGCGGTGCAGCGCGCGAAGAAGAACTGCCCCATCACTCGGAGTTTGAAGTCGGAAGTTTCGCTCGAAGCGCTTATCGAGCCAATCGTTCTCGCGTAGGCTTATTCCGTACTGGCTATAACGGTAGAAGCGCGATCGACACGCTGTCGGTCGCGTTTTTCTTTTACGGTCCAATAAAGCAGCAAGATGAACTGCGCGAAGATGCCACCCATCGTGTCGAGGACGACGTCGTGAAACACGCCGGTCCGTCCTGGGATAAACGATTGGTGAATTTCGTCGAGGCATGCGACGACAAAGGTGCAAACGACGGCCAGCACGGCAGCCCGGAGATGCCAGCGACGCGGTACCACGGCTTTCTTTCCCGCACGCTGGATCGCCCGTTCAGTGCGATAGGCGAGCGTTTCCATCCAACCGTGGAAGGCTAGCCAACTCAATATTGCATATCCGACGAAGTGACCAGTCTTCCGCAAGAGGTAGTTCAGAAAAACCACCTGGTGCAACGAGACGCGTTCGAAGTGCGAAAGAATACGGAGGAGCCATCCACTGGTAGCTTCGCCGGTGAAGAGACGGGTGCTCTCAAGCGAAATCACCACGAGCCAAAGCAGCAGGGGTATCCATGCGTGTACGACTTTTCGCTGGGGTGAGTTCAGCGTTTACTCCACCCGGTAATTCGGAGCTTCACGTGTGATGATCACGTCGTGAACGTGGCTTTCCTTCATGCCGGCTGCACTGATGCGGATGAACTTCGCCTTCTGTTGCAGTTCCGCGATGGTGCGGCAGCCGACATATCCCATGCCGGAACGAAGGCCGCCAATCAGTTGGTGAACGATCATCGCCAGTGTCCCGCGGTAGGGAACGCGACCCTCAATGCCCTCCGGAACAAACTTCGCCAGACGGTTGCTTTGGCCGTCGCTCTCTTCGGTGCCGATGTTCGCGGCAGAGTCGCTGTCCACAGACTGGAAATAGCGTTCACTGGAACCCTGCGCCATGGCTGCGAGTGACCCCATGCCGCGATAAGCCTTGAACGAGCGGCCCTGATAAAGGATGGTCTCGCCCGGGCTTTCGTCGGTTCCGGCGAACATGGAACCGGCCATCACGGCGCTTGCCCCGGCTGCCATCGCCTTGGTGATATCGCCGGAATACTTCACGCCGCCGTCGGAGATGATCGGAACGCCCGCTTCGCGAGTGGCACGGTACGACTCGGCGATCGCGGTGATCTGCGGGATGCCCGCGCCGGTTACGACTCGCGTGGTGCAGATGGAGCCGGGGCCGATGCCGACCTTGATGGCGTCGGCGCCGCAGCGAACGAGTTCGCAAGCCCCGTCGAAGGTGCCGACGTTGCCGGCGATCAGGTCCACTTCCGGCAGCTTGGCTTTCACCGTCTTCACCGCTTCGAGGACGCGGGTGGAGTGCGCGTGCGCGCTGTCAATCACCAGCGCGTCGACCTTGGCTTTCACCATCTCCTGGGCGCGCTCAAGGAAGTCGCCGGTCGCTCCGATCGCGGCGGCACAGCGCAAACGGCCCTGCGCGTCTTTCGCGGCATTCGGATACTTCAGCTTCTTCTGGATGTCTTTTACGGTGATCAGGCCCTTCAGGTGGTACTTCTCATCGACGACGAGGAGCTTTTCGACCCGGTGCTGATGCAGGACTTTTTCGGCGTCTTCGAGCGTGGTGCCGACCGGGACGGTGATGAGGTTCTCTTTCGTCATCACCTTTGAGATGGGAATGTCAGTGCGGGTCTCAAAGCGAAGGTCGCGGTTGGTCAGGATGCCGACGAGCTTCTTGTTCTTCGTGATCGGCACGCCCGAGATGCGGTACCGGCGCATGACTTCCAGTGCGTCGCTGACCTTGTGGTCCGGCGAGAGCGTGATCGGGTCCACGATCATGCCGCTTTCCGAACGCTTTACCTTGTCCACTTCTCCTGCCTGCTGCTCGATCGTGAGGTTACGATGCACCACTCCGAGCCCGCCCTGTTGGGCGATGGCGATGGCCATGCGCGACTCGGTGACCGTGTCCATGGCCGCCGTGAGCAGGGGAATGTTCAGCGTGATGTTCCGCGTAAGCCGGGTTTGCAGACTCACTTCTGCGGGCGTGACGTCGGAACGAGCAGGAAGAAGTAGAACGTCGTCGAAGGTAAGTGCCTCTGGTACTGGAAAATGGATCATGGCTTATGAATGTTCCGTTCCACTGGGGGGTAAACAAGTATTGTAGCGGTTTACGAGGGAATCGCGTAATCGGAGAAGGTGCCGAGGCGAACGAACTACTGGAGGGCCGAAACATAGAACGCGTTCCGGTGCTCGTGCAGGTTGCGTCCGTAGGTGAGGGTAAAGGTGGCAGCGCCAAGTATGCGGACCTTGAGGGCAAGCCCCGGATCGTAGAGCCAGCGCTCACTCGATTGCGAGTTGAGTGTGCGATATGGCCGGCCGATATCGAGGAACGGTCCCAGACGTAAATCGACGAAGCCGTTGTTGAATACACGGCGGGTGAACTCGAGGTTGGCGAGCAGGTAATCGCGAGCCATCGGCGCGCTGCCCTTGCGGCCATCACGAGTGCCAACATGTCCGCGAAGCAGGAGATCGTTGTCGCGCTCCGCGCCCAGCATGAACAGATTGCTGAAGGGCAAAGTGCCCCAGGAGCCTCCGCCGGAGAGACGAGAGGTGAATTCGTAGTCGCCCACCTTTCTGCCGGGAAGCCAACT is drawn from Terriglobales bacterium and contains these coding sequences:
- a CDS encoding OsmC family peroxiredoxin; translation: MKRVATATWKGGPRAGEGTISTVSGVFDKAIYTGGTSSMDVPCTNPSEILAAAEAACVSMMVAKELGKEGITPDHIETEAEIVLAPDGDSWNIPRIHLTVKAHVAEIDSAKFQEAVQRAKKNCPITRSLKSEVSLEALIEPIVLA
- a CDS encoding VanZ family protein; protein product: MNSPQRKVVHAWIPLLLWLVVISLESTRLFTGEATSGWLLRILSHFERVSLHQVVFLNYLLRKTGHFVGYAILSWLAFHGWMETLAYRTERAIQRAGKKAVVPRRWHLRAAVLAVVCTFVVACLDEIHQSFIPGRTGVFHDVVLDTMGGIFAQFILLLYWTVKEKRDRQRVDRASTVIASTE
- the guaB gene encoding IMP dehydrogenase; amino-acid sequence: MIHFPVPEALTFDDVLLLPARSDVTPAEVSLQTRLTRNITLNIPLLTAAMDTVTESRMAIAIAQQGGLGVVHRNLTIEQQAGEVDKVKRSESGMIVDPITLSPDHKVSDALEVMRRYRISGVPITKNKKLVGILTNRDLRFETRTDIPISKVMTKENLITVPVGTTLEDAEKVLHQHRVEKLLVVDEKYHLKGLITVKDIQKKLKYPNAAKDAQGRLRCAAAIGATGDFLERAQEMVKAKVDALVIDSAHAHSTRVLEAVKTVKAKLPEVDLIAGNVGTFDGACELVRCGADAIKVGIGPGSICTTRVVTGAGIPQITAIAESYRATREAGVPIISDGGVKYSGDITKAMAAGASAVMAGSMFAGTDESPGETILYQGRSFKAYRGMGSLAAMAQGSSERYFQSVDSDSAANIGTEESDGQSNRLAKFVPEGIEGRVPYRGTLAMIVHQLIGGLRSGMGYVGCRTIAELQQKAKFIRISAAGMKESHVHDVIITREAPNYRVE